GCCGGGGCCATCATCGCCATCATCATTGCGGTCTGGTATGGCCCGCATTTGCAGGATGCGATTGCGATCTACCGCATCAACCAGCGCGGCGCGCTGGACGAGAATGAGCCGCCGGTCTTCAGTTGTACCTCGCTGATCTTTTACTGGCATACGCTGATCAGCGCGCAGATGCAGATGCCGCTCGCCATCCTCTTTGGGCTCGGATTGATCTACTCGCTGATACGCGCCCGCCGCGAGAGCTTGATGCTCTACCTCTGGCTGTTGAGCGGCATCATCATGTTCACGCTGGTCGCCAACAAAGACGTGCGCTACACGGTGCCTGTGCTGCCGGCAGCGGCGCTGCTGTCGGTCTGCTGGCTGCGCGAATTCTATCGCCGCGTCGTGCCCCGCTCGGACGAATCGCCGCCGTCAACCTTCCGATGGCGCAAACCTCTGCTCGCCCTGAAACTGGCTCTGGTGGCTCTTATCGTGGGGTGGGCAGCGGTCAGTTTCTTCAACGCGCAGTGGCCAGCCGCCGGCCAGGGGACACACGTCGACACGCCTTACTTTCGCTGGTGGGTATTTGGGCGCAACTACTTTGTTTACGACCACCGCCCGCAAGCGCACGACTGGGGCATCCCCGAAGTCGTCCGCACGGTCGCTGAATTCCCTTATGATGAAACGTCGCCTTCAGTGCGCGCCATGACGCGCCCGATGGTGCTGCGGCAAAAGTACCTGTCGCTCGATCCGCACGAAACCGAGCGGGCCGAGAAGCAGCCTTATGGCAAGGAAGACCTCTTCGTCTGGCCGACGCTCGGCGTCGTCGTCAATCGTCCGTTTCTGAACTCTTCGGCCTGCGCGTGGTCAGCGCGGACGATGGTGCCTGAGCGCGCGGGCATGCCGCTGGTGACCATCGAATCGA
The genomic region above belongs to Blastocatellia bacterium and contains:
- a CDS encoding glycosyltransferase family 39 protein; this translates as MDKLKPHLDKLLLTVVFLVCATSTVLWTLKDQTPPSWDPSHHLCAAYDYYRPLGHFDLRGFAREFFQTKHYYAPLVHLVTAGFFLIFGASRLSGIAINLLSLAVLLGSVYWIGRRLYDNHGGPAGGAAIGLVAGVLTVSYHFNAWLLHDAFLDYPLLAHVTLTFALLIKADRFESRADAVRFAIAAGLGFWAKQTFGFFFILPGAYVGLRVLMTRDRRAIINLLLAGAIIAIIIAVWYGPHLQDAIAIYRINQRGALDENEPPVFSCTSLIFYWHTLISAQMQMPLAILFGLGLIYSLIRARRESLMLYLWLLSGIIMFTLVANKDVRYTVPVLPAAALLSVCWLREFYRRVVPRSDESPPSTFRWRKPLLALKLALVALIVGWAAVSFFNAQWPAAGQGTHVDTPYFRWWVFGRNYFVYDHRPQAHDWGIPEVVRTVAEFPYDETSPSVRAMTRPMVLRQKYLSLDPHETERAEKQPYGKEDLFVWPTLGVVVNRPFLNSSACAWSARTMVPERAGMPLVTIESIGDETEMADRLDHCDYLLVRSGLDHAEDVKPVERMIEAAVRNNPLRFHEVGRFPTPLDGIEAVLYKCW